The region AGACATTTTCGGTAAAGTTTTAACTGTGAACGCTGAAACTCACTTTCACATCTGAAGAATTAATTCTGTTGGTGTCAGTGCGAAAAAGGGAGATCTGGTCTGATGCGGCGCGGATGTGACAAAAAGCAGTGAAATCTCCCTTTTTGTGTCTTCACGTAGAATAATCTGAGACGATGCTTTAATGAGTCTCTGGCTTCTCTGGGATGTTCTAGTCCGGTTTTGATCAGTCATAAGTGTAGTGGATTTTGATCTGGACCTGGTCTAATGTGGTCCAGATGTGAAAAGAGTTGTGAAATCTTaccttttttttgcattttcacaaaAGGATTGAAGGATTTCACAAATCTGGAAGTGGGTTTCATGCAGCATTAAGGCTTTAGTTAAAATGTCTAATGTGCTTTTAcatcagaaagagaaaaaaggagactGAATGCAGTACACCTGATTTAAAAGTCCTTTTTGTATCCTTTTCTTTGCAGAGTTGAGATTTCCCCATGTCACCACCTGCCACTCTTTCCACACCAGCAGCAGTGTGACAAACAAGCAGGACTACTATGAAATCTTGGGTGTCTCACGAACTGCCGCACAAAAGGACATCAAAAAGGCTTATTACCAGGTCTGAGCCACACTTTTTATTTACGCCAAGCTGTTAACACCTATGTAGCTTTTCCAGTTTGTTGTTAATCGTTTTAAATAAAGATGGAAAGTGGCTAAAAAGAGTTTTGGTGCTACATCATGAGATGACAGGCTCATAATCCCCCAATATCTTAGAAAACCAGTTTGTTTGGTTACTCTTGGAAGGAGGTTTAAGCTGATGCTTTCTCACTCCCtgccttcatctttttttttttctccactttttgGTCGGTcttctttaatttttaatcGTCCCTCACCAGCTGGCAAAGAAGTACCACCCCGATACCAACCCAGATGATCCAGAGGCCAAAGAGAAGTTTTCCAAACTGGCCGAAGCTTATGAGGTAAAAAGCAAATTACTTCATGGTGTTAAGATTATCTTCTTCACTTGGAAGATAGACGATAAGCAGGACCATCAATCATCAGTCGTTGGAAAAAACCCTCAGATTTGCTCTTTTTGTGTTTAGGTGCTGAGCGAtgaggtgaagaggaagcagtaTGACACATACGGAGCGGCGGGTTTTGACGCCAGTCGAGCTGGGGCTGGCCAGCAGCAGTACTACAGAGCTGGGGGGGCCAGTATAGATCCCGAAGAGCTCTTCAGGAAGATCTTTGGAGAGTTTACTGGTGGAATGGGCTTCGGGGACGTCCACAGCATGTTTGACCAAAGGCCTGAGGTGAGAACTCACAGCTCTGTAGCGTCTACAGGTTTTGATATTTAATTATACAAAATTACATGCatgtaaggttttttttgtgttgttaaatctttttttattctgtttttaagttaaaaatgaTGTAAACTTACTGTACATTTATTAAGAGTAGCAGGTCATTGAAATGTGAATTTCAGTCTAAGTGTACTAAATTTCTTTCCACAGTTTGTGATGGAGCTTACGTTCACCGAGGCAGCAAAGGGTGTGAATAAGGATCTGAATGTGAACCTGGATGATACCTGCCCAAGGTGTGATGGAAAGGGCAGTGAGCCGGGCACCAAGGTGTCACATTGTCACTACTGCAATGGCACTGGCATGGTTAGTTCCATAGAAATAATATGTCAGCGAGGAAGTTAGCAGGGCCACTAATTTTTGCCTCAGCTGGATTTCCTCTTAGGACGTTACCGCACCGTTCCACAGTGCTAACAGTTAGATACTAGTATAATGTATTACGGTCTGTGTCGCCCCCCTGCAGGAGTCAATCAACACAGGTCCTTTCATGATGCGTACCGCCTGTCGGCGCTGTGGTGGGAAGGGTTCCATTATAATCACGCCCTGTGCTCTGTGCCGAGGTTCAGGTCAAACCAAGAAGAGGCAGACACTCACTGTGCCCATACCTGCCGGTAGGTTTTCATCCTGGAGTCTCACCAGTGAAGGAGAAAAGCTGAAACAAATTCACAGATCTGTTTTTATGCATGACTTATACCTCAAAGATTCAGTAATTTgtgatgttttctttcaggtgtGGAAAATGGTCAGACAGTGCGCATGTCAGTAGGACAAAGAGAAATCCTCATTACATTCAGGGTAAGTTCTTATGGCCTTACTTCTGTGTCTGATTAACATTCAGTTTCTTTTGTTACCCTGTTATCTTTGCAGTATTTTAGCAGGCACTGAATGTCAGGTGATATATTATATACCTATTAGAGTTTGTTGTTAAAAAGTATTTGATGTGTTCTTTTTAAATTGTCTCTGTACAGGTCCAGAGGAGCCCAGTGTTCAGGCGCAACGGTGCAGACATCCACTCAGACGTGCCGATTTCTATAGCTCAAGCCATCCTGGGGGGCACAGCCACAGCACAGGGCCTCTACGAAACCATCAGTATGGTGGTGAGTAAGCAGCAGTGCATATGAGTGATAATACACAGCATTACTTCTCAGGTTGTCAATTTATTCATGTGACCTAAGTTCTTTACAAAGAGACAGAATTTTTATGAAATTGTTTGATTGTTGTGCCCAGCTGTTCTGTGTCcagccagcagggggcgctTTGATGCGAGCAGAAGTCAAGGCGCCTGACaactgcctttttttctgatttaccTAGAATTCACTGCTgacttgtttgtttcttaagCAATATGGTAATAATGTTGCGTTCATTGCTGAATGAACGCCACATATATTTCCTCACACAGAGTTTCAGTAGAGCAAATGTTCTGTCTCAAAGTTTATTGTCTGTATTTTCAGATTCCTCCCAGTTGCCAGGCTGATCAGGTGATCCGGCTGCAGGGGAAAGGCATTCGGAGGATGAACAGCTACAGCTACGGAGATCACTACGTTCACATCAAGATCAGAGTGCCCAAgtaagacacacatacaaagacatGCTATGAATACATGTTAGACTACTCAGTCAGCCAAGTTGTCCTAGattaatacaacagtcctgatTATTTTGCCAAATCATGACAATCGTtgactatttttattttcaacaaaataATCTGATCTCTAAATCAAaactcatttattcattttagaTTTCTAAATTAATTTATGTTGAATTATCACGTGAAGTGGATGCTAACTTTGAAGTGGATCTGTGAAAAACTCTACAGGATTCAGTTCGAATCATTTAAGTGTATTTCTGCTGTCTTTTTCCTGCAGGAAGCTGAGTCGGAGGCagcgctctctgctgctgagttaTGCTGAGGAGGAGACGGACGTGCAGGGAACCGTCAATGGTGTCAGTCCTTCAACAGGTCAGGGCTCGAGTTCAGCTCCACCATTCAGTCAAAAAGATCACTCCACCCTAGTATAAAACACATAGATGGTCAGGAAGTCCCTGTGCTCTCAGGTTTTATGAGACCATCAGTTGCATAGTATCAGTAGTTGAGCTGAtgcagtgtttgtctgtgtccaggAGGGGGCAGCAGCGCTTCAGGATCTGGTGAGAAGACAACCAGCTCAGAGGAGGGacagaaaaagcagcagcagcaggagcagaaggaggagggaggcttCTTCTCCAAActaaagaaaatgtttagttGACACTCAGGCTGCAGGTGGGAGCTTTAAACGTCTCTAAACTAAATTACATTTCACTTTACATAAGCAGTACACCCAGTCATTATCTGCAGGGTGACTGTGATAAACCACAGcttcagttattttattttcacatgtgTTCTAACTTTTCTCCAGGTAAAAAACACCATggtaaaggaagaaaagaaattcaCTGACTAGGCCTCCATGCTGTTTCCTTTGGAGACTGAGcaagggggaggaagagagaggcatAATGGTGTTTGTGTTGACTCAGTCACACGTTGTTGGACTTGCAGTTCGCAAACAGGCCACGCAGGCATCAGgtccacccacacacccactgGGACGTCACCACAGTCAGGTGCTGGGCTG is a window of Toxotes jaculatrix isolate fToxJac2 chromosome 4, fToxJac2.pri, whole genome shotgun sequence DNA encoding:
- the LOC121181363 gene encoding dnaJ homolog subfamily A member 3, mitochondrial-like yields the protein MASSAARLTTRRLAALASSGHRSGQFFIVSARHAGVCSATISRAHRGGIAVGLGSWRHGNAVTLRGLTELRFPHVTTCHSFHTSSSVTNKQDYYEILGVSRTAAQKDIKKAYYQLAKKYHPDTNPDDPEAKEKFSKLAEAYEVLSDEVKRKQYDTYGAAGFDASRAGAGQQQYYRAGGASIDPEELFRKIFGEFTGGMGFGDVHSMFDQRPEFVMELTFTEAAKGVNKDLNVNLDDTCPRCDGKGSEPGTKVSHCHYCNGTGMESINTGPFMMRTACRRCGGKGSIIITPCALCRGSGQTKKRQTLTVPIPAGVENGQTVRMSVGQREILITFRVQRSPVFRRNGADIHSDVPISIAQAILGGTATAQGLYETISMVIPPSCQADQVIRLQGKGIRRMNSYSYGDHYVHIKIRVPKKLSRRQRSLLLSYAEEETDVQGTVNGVSPSTGGGSSASGSGEKTTSSEEGQKKQQQQEQKEEGGFFSKLKKMFS